The genome window taactgaaaagtcagaatgattgaatcactgattctgatgactgataccgattgactgattggatctgaatcactgtaaaaaaaaaaaaaatgcgagcttgccgcgctgcaaatgtcattttcgatagttttcaaagtacggcaggattttttagtgcggtccgcggtagtgcggtattttcagaaattttgcggtagtgcggtactttttttgtgatgcggtactaccgcactaagtaccgcacttgcccacctctgacaACCACATGACATCATATCCTCTAGGACGCCAAACTGAGGCATCCCTTGGATGGAGGAACTTCTATCCTGTTAACAGGTGAGTGGCCAACGAGAGCTACCGTGCTCAATGGTCGTTGGGTGCTCGATAATGAAGTTTCAGTATTAGCTCCAACGCTTGCGTAAACTGAGCCAATGTGGACACGCATTGTCATTAAAACAAATCAACAAAAGTTTATGTTGAATTAGGCTGGCAAGTCACCGGTTGTCCGGTACAGCATAACAGGCACGGCATACACCGGAGAGGGAATtactacagtaccctcccgagtttcgcacTTCTCGAGTTTAGGAAGAAAGCAAGTGCGGGATTTACCATGGTACGGCCGATTTCGGTGCAAATTATTAAAACAATAGCAATACTATAATGTTAGATGCATAGAAACTATATACTCCTTTTATTTCCTATGAGGTAAAGTTTATGCAGGTTGTGTTTTTGCTGCTCCAACCTGTCATAATTGAGTTAAGGTAAATAATCCTGACAAagcattattactattgttatcttcattatttcagcACAAAGGTACAATGAGTGACTCGGTGGTGGTGCACAACTTCATTGGAGGGTCAATGGTGCCGTGCCAGCGGCTCCTTGACTCCCATGACCCCAGCACCGGCAAAGTCTGGGCCAAGATCCCGGACTCTGGCAAGGCAGAGGTTGATGCTGCGGTAAAGGCTGCTCGTGCTGCTTTTGAAGGGTGAGTTTTGTACTTGTAGGTTTGGTGTTTATATTTCTTTTGCTCTGAATCGTGCAATTATCCTGTGAAAACATGAGAGGCAGAAAAAGTTGCAAACCCAATGTTTGCTACttttccagacacacacacacacacacacacatatatatatatatatatatatatatatatatatatatatatatatatatatatatatatatatatatatatatatatatatatatatatatactatggcCACTGAATCCATGCTGCTGCTTTAGAGACAGGTGCAGGATAATGTTAAGGTGTGTTCATTTAGCTTTAGTCTCCTGCCTTGAGCTCCTGCCCATTACTTAACGAATCTTACATTTTCTGTTCCTCTTAATTATTCTTCCTTAAACAAATTTCTTTGCACTTCCTTTGCTTCACCAATTCCTTCATTATCACTTGATAGTAACACAGTTACTTCTCTATATATTGGGAAGAAGTTCAAGGCAAGATTGAGGTTAAAGACTAATAGTCCACCCTTGCATTAAACTCTATCTTTCTCATCCTCTATAGTTCCAAATTTATTCTTCGAAATGTGTGGTCTTTGCTGTCTTGAGCTATTATAAAATCAATTAAATTCTTCAAAATTCCAAACCTGAAGGAGATAAATCAAACCTGATTTTTATGAAAAATAGAATGTCTGTTCCTCTATAGCCCTGTTGTATTCCAGTTAGCATGCTTACCTTTAaattcttttctttgctttttcacGGTATATACAAGGCTGTAGCCAGGCATTTGGTACTGGCCACACACTCTATACGAAGTTTAGTGTTTCACTTCTATTGAAACAAGTGGTCAAAGCAATTTTTGCTGTTATTGAGATTAACAGGAAAATATAGTGAGAAGCATTAGAATAAAGTAAGTCAAGAAACATTATCCTTTCACTAATTACAAGTGAGACCTCAGGACCAGACTGAATAATTAATATCATATCATGGGTTGATTAATTAATTCAGAGTATGAGTTAATTGAACAGTAAACAACTTCTTTAATGGGGAAAACAATAAAAGCCATGTGTGCATTTTCAGGTGGTCAAGTAAATCAGCTCAGACCCGGGCCAATCACCTCCTAAAGGTTGCTGACATTTTGGAGTCACGCCTTGAAGAATTTGCAGTTGCTGAGTCACGAGATCAGGGAAAGCCTGTGTGGCTGGCAAGAATGATGGACATCCCAAGATCTGTGCTGAATTTAAGGCATTTTGCTCATGCCATCCCACATCACCTTAacatgtaagttttttttcttttaaataaaataatttttctGGTTGTTTGCCTGAtttcctgcctcctctctctctctcttctcttccctcttagaGTTACTACATCAGAAAATAAGTTATGAAGCAAGACTAAGCCATTTAACCTGCCAGTATAAAGAAGAATTAGgtgactttttatttttatactgTATTATTGTGAGACAATCAAGGGTCCTTTACAGATCGAGCATTAACCCGGAGGCAGGTGTTGTGAACTACACCATCAGGGAGCCCCAAGGTGTGGCAGGTCTGATTAGTCCATGGAATCTGCCTTTGTATCTGCTCACCTTCAAGCTTGCTCCAGCTGTCATGTGTGGCAACACTGTTGTTGCCAAGCCATCAGAAATGACTTCTGTCACAGCCTACCTCTTCTGCAAAGTACTAAAGGATGCAGGTGATGAATAGCAGGCATTAATGTATTAGTATTATCAATTTATTTATTGGCATAGGCTGTATCATGCGTAAAATCAAGGAAAGGACACAAAGTCTGGGTCTGATGACTATTTGAATAAAATGCATAAAATTTATGATAGTTAAGTAGTTGTGACCTGTCAATCTTCTTTACAGATTTCCCTGCTGGTGTCATTAACATGGTATTTGGACTTGGTCCTACTACGGGAGAGGCCCTAGTAACCCATCCTGAAGTGCCGCTGGTGTCCTTTACTGGGTCAACCCTCACAGGAAAATACATTGCTCAAGCCACAGCCCCAATGTTCAAAAAGTTATCTCTTGAGGTATGTGCATGAAGCTGTCCACCCGTACATGACATCAAGCAACAGCGGAGGGGTTGAGAGTAAGAAAATGCAAGACTATTCAAAAGGATCTCTTCAGTTAAGAAGCCTATGTTAAGGTTGATAAATGGAAAAATCTTCAATGAGTCCAAGGAAGATGTTCTCATACAGAGCAAAGTTAATCTTAATTGTATTTTCAAAAACTAGTCATGATTTTTTTAAAAGATTTTTACTGAATTTTCATTTTACTGAATATCACTTGTAACTCTGTAGATGGTGTATGGATTTACTAAGTTTCTTTTTTAAGCTTGCATTCACTTAGATTTACAAAAAAATTGCAGATGGGTGGCAAGAATGCAGCTGTTGTGTTTGATGACTGTGATATTGAATCCTGCCTTGCTACTCTTAAAAGAAGTTCTTTCATCAATTCAGGACAAGTATGTATACGGTCATTGTTATTTTTGGTCAACATGCTGTAGTCATTGTGGCAGAAGCTGAATTTGATGTTCATTCCTATTTTCAGATATGTTTGTGTACTTCACGAATATTTGTTCAGAGATCTTTGTATGAAGCTTTCTTGGAAAAATTTGTAGCACTTGCAAGGTTAGTGTTTtgacttttttacttttcttttgcatTAATATACTGTTACGTTTTTTCTAATATAATCATCACTGGTTTCATGTTGGgtaaatttccttttttttaattatgaggTTTGATGCCCAGCCTTCAACTGTCTCTTTCATCCATCTTCTTGCCCATACCTACCATCTTAGTCTTATCTATCTTCACTTTTAAGCCTGAGTTCCCCCCATTGCATTCTTCAATTTCTAAATATTATATTCCTAATTTTTTTCATCTCGGCTGTACACACCAGATTGTTCACACACAGTAGCCCCTATGGACCTCCTCTTCTATACTCCTTTGTGGACTCTTCCATTACCACAATGATCAATAATGGGCTTAGAGCAGACCCCTGATGCATTCCAACACCAAACCAAATCTTTGGATCAGCAACTCTCACTTTAGATTCTGTTCCAGCATTTAGTGCCATCACCAAGTTCTTCAGTCTCTCCAGAATTCTCTGCCTCTGCATTACTCATCTAATTGCCTCTTGGTACTTTATCAGAGACCTTCTCTAAATCAACAAACACATGGTACTATTGCCTCTGTCTCAATGTACTTTTTTGTAATTGCCATGTGATATATGTGGAATCTGAGGTGGATTTCCTGGTCATAAATCTAAATTGAGTTGTCATAGTATACaaattgtttctgtttttttgttcatttataaaTAGTACATTCAAAACATATTCTTTGTGACCTTTACACAGGGAAGTTAAGGTTGGTCCACCATCAGAGAAGGATGTCTTCATGGGGCCTCTCAATTCTAAGCCTCACCTAGAAAAGGTCCTGCGCTACGTTAACTATGCTGTGGAGGACGGGGGACAAGTGTTGTGTGGCCAAGGGGTGGACAGCTGTGACCTCCCCTCTCAGAACAAGGAGGTAAAATTTACTGCTGAGATGAGTTTATTAATAATAATCTGTCATTAGCAGTATTAATTCATTTGTAACAAATTTGAAATTATATTAGAGGATTAGGATTAGGTTCAGAGGCTGGATTATTCTCTTCAGCTTGTCTGTACGTTTTGAATCTGACAAAAATTGCTCGAGTTAAATGTACCAGTACACAATgttcttttttacattttacaGGTAATGAGTTCTCTGTATATGATGAATCATTTGTTAAACAGAACAGAACAAAGGGAAGAGGCAGTGTGATCAGTTTGCTGGAAGTTTTTaccatcattttatatgtaaacAATTATCCACTTTTATATTTCATGTGCTATGTCCTTTCAGGGTTACTTTATGAGGCCAACTATAATTACTGGTCTGAAAGACAACTCCAGATGCATGCAAGAGGAGATATTTGGTCCAGTGACATGTGTCACGCCCTTTGACACCGAGGAAGAAGTAATTTGTCGTGCTAATGACACACAATATGGTCTTTGTGCATCTGTCTTCACTTCAAACTTGGCAAGGGGTCATCGTGTTGCTCACAAACTCAAAGTAATTAAAGTATATTTTTCTGAAAATTTACTTATCTTTCTTGATTATGAAAATTTAATTGTTGCAATTTGTTAATGTGTGTTCTCTTCAACAGGTTGGAACTGTATGGACCAACTGTTGGCTGGTGAGAGACCTTGACATGCCATTTGGTGGTGTGAAAACTAGTGGTATGGGGAGAGAAAGTACACAAGACTCTCTCGAGTTTTACACTGAAGCCAAGACCATCTGCACCAAGATATAACATATTTAACCCTAAGAATTACCCAGTCTGAGAGCAGGTCTGAAGATAAATATAATGAGGATGATGGAGCACATTTACATCAGAGAGGAGGAGTGTGTCGGTAAGGTCTTTGTCTTGCAGTGGACTCataatggctgaagatgatgaaatatggagaaaaaaatctGGGCCTGACAACTTTACCATAAATCTATTGGTTGAGACATCTCTATTTGCAATTCTCGGTAAACCAAATGATGCGCAGTAACCTGAGTTTATGAGGTGGTATTCATAGGTGATATAGTTATAGAAAATAGTAGATGTAGAGCTTTTTGCACTGTATTCTGGTTAAATACATTTGAATTCAGTAGCACAGGCTAGCAGTGGTGCACAGACAAGGTAGTAGAGTACACCTGGCAGTAATTCAGTAAAAGTACAATATCAAAGTTGCAGAGAAAGTTATAGATATATGGATGAGGATGACTTAAATAGACCATCTACAGTTTCCTTGCAttcttacataaaaaaaaaagtaacaaatatgACATATGAACTCTCTGTAGggcagaaataagaaaaaattatatattaCTTTGATAATACAAT of Eriocheir sinensis breed Jianghai 21 chromosome 27, ASM2467909v1, whole genome shotgun sequence contains these proteins:
- the LOC127004231 gene encoding 2-aminomuconic semialdehyde dehydrogenase-like, with protein sequence MSDSVVVHNFIGGSMVPCQRLLDSHDPSTGKVWAKIPDSGKAEVDAAVKAARAAFEGWSSKSAQTRANHLLKVADILESRLEEFAVAESRDQGKPVWLARMMDIPRSVLNLRHFAHAIPHHLNISSINPEAGVVNYTIREPQGVAGLISPWNLPLYLLTFKLAPAVMCGNTVVAKPSEMTSVTAYLFCKVLKDADFPAGVINMVFGLGPTTGEALVTHPEVPLVSFTGSTLTGKYIAQATAPMFKKLSLEMGGKNAAVVFDDCDIESCLATLKRSSFINSGQICLCTSRIFVQRSLYEAFLEKFVALAREVKVGPPSEKDVFMGPLNSKPHLEKVLRYVNYAVEDGGQVLCGQGVDSCDLPSQNKEGYFMRPTIITGLKDNSRCMQEEIFGPVTCVTPFDTEEEVICRANDTQYGLCASVFTSNLARGHRVAHKLKVGTVWTNCWLVRDLDMPFGGVKTSGMGRESTQDSLEFYTEAKTICTKI